ATTATGCGCACGGTGCTCTTTTCATCATGAGAAGCCATGAATGTTTACAACTTCCTCTTTTGGGAGCacaaggttatttttaaattaggcAGATCAAACAAGTTGCGTGGGTTTTTCTCAAAAGGCTACTTAGGTTTCTGCTGCCTCCTCATCTTCCAGAGCATCTACATGGTTATACTGTTTCCAGgcctttaaattacattttttgagAATGGCTCCTAGTTGCTTCCCAGGCCCCACTTCATACGTGTAAGGAAATTCTGTTCCTTGCTTTCTTTCGTATACAGAATGCATGGTCTGTTCCCACATAACAGGTGAAACCACCTGCTTCACTAACAGCTTCTGAATGTGCTTTGAGTGCATGTACTTTTTGCCATCAACATTGGAATAGACACAGACCAATGGTTTCTGAATCTCAATCGATTTTAGGACGTCAGCCAATGGCTCTACTGCTGGTTCCATAAGTCTGGTATGAAAAGCCCCACTGACTGGAAGCATTTTTGTACGTGTAAAATAGTATTTTCGAGCATTCTCCTGCAAAAACTCCAAAGCCtataaaagagagagagaagtgagaGTCTTGGACGACAAAGGTTTTACTCAAGTCACCCCACAACAACCGCCTCATCAGACTTATCGTGAGAAAGGGATTCCTTTCCTTACCCAACAACTGAGCACAcgctgggaaaaaaacccacaggccACATACTTATGTTTGGACCAGCGAAGGCCAGCCGTAACCACACAGAAGGgcaaaggaaaagttttttttaaaaaatgaaacattacatTGAACTCAAGGGACAGTGATTCCGAAGCAATACCTGTAGGTGTCCTGCAATGACTCTGCTGTCTGGAAACAAATAGTTTGAAATGGCACACACGGGGTTTTCTATACCCAGCGATTCACAGTGTTTACGAGCTTCCAAGCAGGCAAATCGGTAATTTGCCTCTCGCCGGCCGATAACCGATAGCATTCCACTGGGGACAGCCTCCGACGCCTTTTGCATGGCTTCGGCGCGCACTTTCACCGCGTACAGCGCTaaggagagaaacagagatGCTCGGTAAATCCCAGCCCCGAGAAACGGCGCTGAAGGCGCTGGGCAGCCGTGCAAGGAAGGGCGGCTGTTTGCTCGCATGACACGTCAATGCTTTTAATGCTGCATTACACATCTTAAAGTGAACAGTGGAAGCCAAACGTATcctctaatttaaaaaaagtggGAGGGAAGCAGTGGTAACGGGCGATGCTTTGGAaaaagctggggctgggggatcCTTGGCAGGGGGCTCCGGGGAGATCCCTGCCGGGGGGCTCGGAGAGATCCTGCCAGGGGGCTCAGCGCGATCCCCGGGCACCTTCGGCAAAGTCCAGCGCTCCAGCGAAGACCAGCGCCGCGAACTCGCCCACGCTGTACCCCGCCGCCGCCACGCAGCTCTGCACCACCTGCACGGAGACAGACCCGAGCCGCCCGTCAGGCTCCCGCGgcgcgccccggcccccccgcccccggcagccgcccgcgggcccggccgcccccggaGGGGCCCCCGagggcccggccccccgccccccgccgcggcgcgCCCCTCACTTTAGGCTGCTGGTGGTTGAGCTTCTCCACGGCGGCCAGGGAGGCGACGAACACGGCGGGCTGGCAGTGCCGGGTGCGGTCCAGCTCGTCCCGCGGCCCCTCCAGGCAGAGGGAGAGCAGGTCGTAGCCCAGCACCCGCTCGGCCTGGCGGTACATGTCCCGCACGCCGGGGAACCGCAGCAGCTCGCGGCCCATCCCCACGAACTGGCTGCCCTGCCCGGGGAAGAGCAGCACCGTGCCCTCCCGGGGGGGCCGCCGCTCccgcctcgccgccgccgcgcccggctCCTCGCCCTCCACCGAGCTCTGCAGCAGGTCGCTCAGGGTCGCCGCCCGGTCCCCACCGCCGGGGCGGGAGCTGGCCCGCCGCCGCGGTGCGCCGCGGAGGCCGCCGCGCACGCTGCAGCCACCAAGCCGCCATGGCGCCGCGGCCCAGCTGCCCAtggccgccgcccggccggctgcgccgccgccgcgccccgcgtTGCCACGGGAACCGTgcggccccgccggcagccgccccCCCGTCGGGCCTGGGGGGACAGGCGGGAGGTCGGTCGGTCGCCCGGCCCCTGCGCTCGCCGCACCCGCCGCCCTGGGCCCAGCCCGCGCCGCTCCTcccgcccggcgccgcgggTCCCTCCtcggggcgggcccggcggcgggaggggcccGGGCGGCCCTGGGGGCGGGCGCCACCGCCTCCCGGCAGAGGAGGCGCGACGGGTGGCGGCAGCGCGGGAGCGGAGGTAAccgcggggctgccggcggggcgggaggggacgggacgggacggggaGAGCCCGCGGGGCGGCGCAGCCCAGCGGCGGGGCCTGGCCGAGGGGCCGCTGCGGCCGTGTCTGGGTCctgccggggctgccccccgccgccccctccccgggcagccgcTGCCTGGGTCCCGGTGGCTCCCGGAGCGGTGCCGCAGCCGGGCGGCCTCGTctccgccggggccgggctggcgGGGCAGTTTGCGGAGGGCGTCCCGCGGCGAGCGCGAAGCCGCTGGCGACAGCCCCGGCCAGCAGGCCCCGCCCGGGCGGGACGGGCGCGGCGGGCGCTGGGGGGAGCACCGGCCCCGCTGCTGCCGGTCGCGCttccgcggcggggccgggtgGGCCCCGGGCCGGTCCCAGCGCTCGGGCGGAGGGTAGCGCTCGCAGGCACTGCTTTGCCGGGCCGGTATTTGGATGGAAcgtgctctttttttttttttttttttaaaaaaggaacaacCCAAGAAAGTTTATTatttgctttggctttgcaTATGCGTTTTCCCGTCGTGCACAGCCGTCCAGCTGTGCACGCACGTGGCTGCGCTGCCCGCAGTCAGACGCGGTGGCAGCACAGCAGACCCCCCGTTTCCCGTCCGTCGCCCCTTCCAGGCGATGCCATTTACCCTGTGCACTCGAGAGCGGACAGTTTCAGGCCGCTATTTAACtgaaggtattttctttcagagtcGCTGTAGTTTGCTTTTGATTGGACATTTCTTTAAGGGCGAAAGAaaaggcttgctttttttttttcttatgaatttCCAAGTAATGCTTATAAATCAGCACAAAATGCACTTTACTAGTTTGAGCATTCAGTGGccagattattaaaaaaaaaaaaggaaaaaaagggaaagttgCCATGTCAAAGTTGCAGTTGTGCAAGGACTTTACATCACTTCAGGTTATGAAACAGTATCAAGCAGTGAGTCAGACTTCACGGAGCAGTTCAGTAAAACAGATCCTGTTAGTATACCTCGGGAGAAGGAAAATGGCTCAGAATAGCAAGAAACTATGTTGATTTTATTCAGGGTGATTCAAACGCATCACGGTGAGCaggttttgcttgcttttctgatcTCTGTGCTATGTTGCTTCGTAAGAcaattttctccatttctgtcAGCTTCTAAGTAAAATACCTGGTAAAGCCAATGAGCTTTTCAAGTTAGCTGAAATATATGAACAGTAATATAGGATATTCATGACATATATGTGACTACATCCCACTTGATGGCTGCTTCTACCTGTAATGTAAGCAGCAATACTTCCTGTACTAAGCCAAGAGGAGATGCTGGGTGGCAAGTTACTGGCTGGGCCAACTGAGGTAGTACATTAGTGAGAACTCTGAGAGTAACTGTCGTTCTTGTTGCGTTTAGTTTGTACTAGAGCTTTCAGGCACCCTTACTACCAGCTGCCCCATGAGCCCTGACAGCAAGGGGTGCCCCTTTTGCGCTAGGCCACCAGATCAGAGCTGACCCTACCGGATGCCCGTCAAGCGCTGGAAAGAGTCACGGTTGTGACCTTTGCATTTGGTGCTTTCAGAGGCAAAGCCCAGCGTGGAATCCAGCTCCTAcaaaccccagcagcagcccaggtaCTAATGCTGCGGCGGTGAGTGCCCCTCAGCGCAACCATTTCACCTCTGGTTTGCTGTAAAGGGCACAGTCCGCTTGTAAAGCTCTTGAGCCTTACCAGTGGTGATGCGCCATGAACGTCCCACTGCTATTAAAGCACCCCTTGGATGAGGTGCTTGTTCTGTTTTACCCTATTAAAACAATACCTGGCAAGCTGAAGAAATTCAGGCCTAGGCAGCATTTAAACTAGAAATATCCAAGAGGAACTTAACTTTTTTAAGAATAGATGTGGATGACACTTCCCAAGTGGGTGAccaaagaagaagaagaaaaacctaCAGCAGGACGTTGGGCAGCTGTTTGGAAGGAAGGTAGCCAAAGCAACGGTTTGTCTTTAAAGTACACTACGTGCAGAGGATTCTATACAAACATACATAGGGAAAATTGGAAGAGATTGAGCAGTAAATGATGAATTATCACTGGGGAAGATTTTGTTCTAGTGTACATTTCAGTTTCCAGTATGTGAATCTTCAATAAATCATAAATTTATTTCCACCACTTGTGCTCTGccattttaaaagacatgtaacCTGGGCAGTGAGATTTGTTGTCTCTAAACCTAATGAGTATACCTCACATTATACATccttaaataaatactttaaattattaattatttttatattataaataattaataaatagtTTTTAGCTATAAATGCATATTATAAACACATACACTTacttgttattttatttatataatatatatatttctataataTGTAGTTTTAAGTTTCTCTATTGAGATTAGATAacaaaatattgcttttttGTAGTAGCTGTATTCCGTGTCACAGACTGTGATAGGACTTTGGTTTTAGTGTTGCAGTTTCCCAGGAGTTAAAGCCACAACACACGTAAATAGTTTATCAATGTAAATTAAGTACGTAGCCCTTAATTCTTTAGACAGCTATCTTGGCAAGAAGCCTTGTCCCCATGGAAAATTTGTGTGCTGCCTCTCAGTCCTGGGTGGAGCCTTACCAGTCCTCAAAAATATATACCGTAGAGGGTAAGATGGAAAGTATATGTCTTGGggacagccccctgccccctgcagtAGTATGCTCACAGCTCTGTCAATCTACTTTAAAGCGGCAGGGACTGGAAACCCCAGCACCGCGTGGGTGATTTAACTCTGCTGAGagattttcctttgtgtttttaatgCGATAGCTACAATTTAAGCCCCATGTGATTGGGTAGCCAGCACGAAGTTGCACAAGAAAGGGATTAGTCAGAGGTTTATCAGCAGAGGGATATAAGAAAATGCAGTGGAAGTAGTTgtcctttcctcccttctccttcctgttGAGTTCCCCCTGGGAGTGCCCAGAGTAAGGGACCCACCTGCCTTTCAGAGACCTCCAAGCAAAGAAGTTTTACATCACTTTTCATCAGGCTGAAGCAAACCAGCTCCTCTGTCATGATATACCTAGTCCCACCTATAGCACACCCCATCCTTTCTTTGGGTGTGCAGTTTATTTtccaggaagaggaggatgtggaaaagctgctgtttgtttctctgcatGTTACACCACTGTAGAGAAACAACCTGCAAAAAGATAGAAGCCCATTAGGCAGCAAGTTGCACTATGGgggttttccccttttatttctcctcttaCTTTATGTAGCTGGAACCAGCTTTAGGCAGACTGGATGTTTTGAATAcctagaaaaattattttaacatgtttGTAAAACAAACTGGCCTGCTGCAGCCCTCACTGCATTGCTGAAACTGCCTGGAGTCAGACTAGGGCTAAACAGAAAATGGGCAGGATGATGAAGAAAATGTTGTAGGGCAGAGATAAGAAGTGGAAATGGAAATATACAGCTTAAGTGTGTGTGGGAagaaaagatttccagctgtggtGGTTCTTAGAGGCAGATGTCTGCTGGGCACGCTGCAGATCACATCCACAGACATTGGTTTCTTGATATGAAAATCAGGGTGCAAGAATATTGTGCAACCAGATCTCATCCTGAAGTGGAGCTGAGATATGGTTGGGAAAGTAGTAATTATTTCTAGGTTGTGTAATATAGATGCagccagaggggctgtgctAGCAAGCCCATGCTGCGTGAGTTATCACCAAGTAATTTCAGGATTATGAGCTATACAGTAAAAGGAACTCAGGCCTCACGATTCTTTATATACTCTGtgattacattatttttaaaaaaatgtacgGGGCATTCTGTAGGCATTGCAGAGATCTCGTGCTGCACAGCTAACCAAACAAACGCTACAGCACTGACCTAATGCACAGACCCTCCGGTGCATCCTTGCCTTTTACTTTCTCACTAAAGACCTACACCAAGTAACCAGAGGAAGATGGACATGGCTTCTTCCATAATCAGCTGGTATTGCTCCCCGAGTTAGCTACTGCTTTTTATTGGAAATTGATActagtatttaatttcttgggAATTAAAACACATGAGCTCCCGCTGCTGTGGTCTGCTAGGGTGAGCCTACCAGCACATTCCGATCTTACTGCATGGCTtcattcctctttctcctttgtgGTGTCCAAGAGGGAGTATTTTGCCATGCTTGGGAAGTCCTGCGAAATACTGCTGGAAAACATAGTATATAATTAGTAGTAATAGCAGTCAGAAGACTAGGACACCAACACTCAATTCAAGGCAGTATGTTAAGTCTCTTCACTTctatttcttcccctttcctgcGCATGCATGGCTTCACTTTCCCTGTCTCTTTGCCTTCCCCATTTCTGTTTGACTgcctgattttctttctcttgtcactttagaattatttcagtgttcttCCTCCAATACACGGAAGGACAGACACATGGCTACATCATTTATTCACTAAtgactgcagcagagcagtAGTTTTCCAATCTGATAGCATTTAGCACTTTCAGCATGCGGTACACTTTCAGACTTTCTTCCTTGGGGGGAAGCTGGCAGAACCCCTGATAAAGTCCAGTTATTTAATACCTGCATGAAACCGCCCTGATATCGTTACATCCAAATAAAGCATAAAACCCTTTGGGTCCTTGcttactgctttaaaaacaatacTAGTATTTGACAGCCACactggagctgcacagatgaCCAGCACTTCACAGCACGTGTACAGAACTAAGCGTAATGTTCTCTCTGTAGGCAAAGCAAGAGCAACAGGGTTAAGAATTAGTGAGATCTTGGTAACTTGAAATTTCTAACTTAGCCTTTGGGAATTACTTACCAGAAGGCAACCAAAGATAATCATTGTGCTTGGAGCTCTTGTTCCCATTACACTTTGTTGCTCCTGCACATATCGATTCCTTCATATCCCGGTAAAAGCAGAGCCTTTCATGCTGTCAATACGCGTGACAATCCTGCAGCTGACAGCCTGCTCCCTCAGGAAGGTAACAGTACAGATCTAGGTACAGGAGAACATGTTAACTCCTGTGCTCCTTTTAAGATGCTCCCTGGTAAATAGCAAGTACAATCCATTACGCAGGAAGTATGGCAGCAGTGTCTGTGGCAAAGAGctatgcagaatttttttcctcctttccttgttGTCCGTGCTCCACCCAAGACCTAATTGATACTATACCAGCACACTGGTTCTCCCActtctccttctccccatcCTTAGTTCTAATTTTTCCCTTGGTTAGTTTTTCTTTCACCCAgtcattcttttgttttgtttttgactTTGGACTGTTGTACTGCTTTATCTGCTGCCTCTTTTGTGCGCATTCCTATTCATTCCCTCCCATGACTCCCCTAAGGCatgcccacagcccagcccagcggCCTGTGTGCCCTTTCTTGTTTAGTCCTTACAAACTTTCTAATCCTGTGTGCTTTACTAGTCCCTCCACACTCTGTTCTGCCTTCAAAATTCTGCTCTGCTTCTATCAccaggatttttcttcttgatcaCATGCAGTCTGGCTTGTGGTCCCAGCCACTGAAATCTCTCAATTAAATCTGCATAACCATAATGCCAGAGAGCTCCCTTGCTGGCCAAGCTTTTAACTTTTCTCCAAACAGAAACCTACTGTACCAGCAGAACTGCAACAACACATCATCTGAGCAccatttcctttcagtttaaGCACGTCTGTTACAAGTGGGATTTCTTCTTCCCCACTCCCTGTCTCCTCATCCCAGCAGTCATGACTATAGCAATAAAACCTTCTAAAGGTAGGCCAAGACAACAGCCAAGTCAGTaaggcattttttctttcacaagcCTCTGAAATGCTGGTTGCTCTAAAACTTTATCTCCTGGGGCTTCCACAGTTGCTCTTTCCCCACTGCTGCAATCCCTCTTAGAATTCCTTCCCTGCTGTCTCCCCCTCCTGCATAACAGACAAACAGGAATTGGGTGTATTTGCCTACTggatatttgaaaaaataatgcattttggTTCTAGCCTTTTTTATCATATCTCCAATCTGTTTACATTTTAGCAAGCTAAACACAGCTCTTCTGTAGCATTTGGCTTTTGGCCAGAAAATCTGCAAtgacattttttcctgcttcctttttttttttttttttactgctgtctGTACTCTTCACTAAAGCAGAGCAGCCTACCAGAGCAAGGCATTAAACAGTCACTTATGTAGGCAAATTTAATTCAGTACGCTTTATGGGCTTGGCAGCTAAGATTGCTGCAACTGATAGAATGCTTCATGAAGAAGCCACAGGTGTACTCCCCATTTATCCACTGGGATCTCCTTGTTCAGCAAAACATCATTTAAGTACTTACCTTCTCACTGTCCTCCTTGCTGTTTACTTACTGAGGCAGCTTCTCCAGTGTTTGCTACTAATTCACATGACTCTTGCTAGCCACTGAGTACCCTGAGCATCCTTTTGAGGCCAAAAACGCAGCACAAGGTACAC
The Falco peregrinus isolate bFalPer1 chromosome 6, bFalPer1.pri, whole genome shotgun sequence genome window above contains:
- the MCAT gene encoding malonyl-CoA-acyl carrier protein transacylase, mitochondrial produces the protein MGSWAAAPWRLGGCSVRGGLRGAPRRRASSRPGGGDRAATLSDLLQSSVEGEEPGAAAARRERRPPREGTVLLFPGQGSQFVGMGRELLRFPGVRDMYRQAERVLGYDLLSLCLEGPRDELDRTRHCQPAVFVASLAAVEKLNHQQPKVVQSCVAAAGYSVGEFAALVFAGALDFAEALYAVKVRAEAMQKASEAVPSGMLSVIGRREANYRFACLEARKHCESLGIENPVCAISNYLFPDSRVIAGHLQALEFLQENARKYYFTRTKMLPVSGAFHTRLMEPAVEPLADVLKSIEIQKPLVCVYSNVDGKKYMHSKHIQKLLVKQVVSPVMWEQTMHSVYERKQGTEFPYTYEVGPGKQLGAILKKCNLKAWKQYNHVDALEDEEAAET